The following coding sequences lie in one Lelliottia jeotgali genomic window:
- a CDS encoding Permease of the drug-metabolite transporter (DMT) superfamily has protein sequence MNALLYGLVVVIWGTTWIAIFLQQGPVAAPVSIFWRFAVASATMMIVLLALGRLRKMAMRDHLFCMIQGCCVFCFNFWCFYTAAKFINTGLESVIFSMAVLYNAINSFIFFGQRPPARFWTAAILGLLGIITLFWDDLLASGWSHELLLGIGLSALGTYGFSLGNMISLRHQRNGLETMTTNAWAMMYGTLVMGVIALVRGDSFMPQWTVSYISALLYLAIFGSVIAFGVYFTLVGRIGAGKAAYSTLLFPLVALSISTVYEGYVWHMNAVAGLLLILTGNMVMFTKPETWFKRLRTA, from the coding sequence ATGAACGCACTTTTGTATGGACTGGTGGTGGTTATCTGGGGAACGACGTGGATTGCGATTTTCCTGCAACAAGGGCCGGTCGCGGCTCCCGTCTCCATCTTCTGGCGTTTTGCCGTGGCGAGCGCCACTATGATGATTGTCCTGCTGGCATTGGGACGTTTGCGCAAAATGGCGATGCGCGATCACCTGTTCTGTATGATTCAGGGCTGCTGCGTGTTTTGCTTTAACTTCTGGTGTTTTTATACCGCGGCGAAGTTTATCAATACCGGTCTTGAGTCGGTCATTTTCTCGATGGCGGTGCTGTATAACGCCATTAACAGCTTTATTTTCTTTGGCCAGCGCCCACCGGCACGTTTCTGGACCGCCGCTATTCTTGGATTATTAGGGATCATCACCCTCTTCTGGGACGATCTGCTCGCCAGCGGCTGGAGCCATGAGCTGCTGCTGGGCATTGGCCTGTCGGCGCTCGGAACCTACGGCTTCTCGCTGGGGAATATGATCAGCCTGCGCCATCAGCGTAACGGTCTGGAAACCATGACCACCAACGCCTGGGCGATGATGTACGGCACGCTGGTGATGGGCGTGATTGCGCTGGTGCGCGGCGACAGTTTCATGCCTCAATGGACAGTGAGCTACATCAGTGCGCTGCTGTATCTGGCAATTTTCGGCTCGGTCATAGCCTTTGGCGTGTACTTTACGCTGGTCGGGCGAATTGGCGCCGGTAAAGCGGCGTACAGCACCCTGTTGTTCCCGCTGGTCGCGCTGTCGATTTCTACGGTATACGAAGGCTACGTCTGGCACATGAATGCCGTGGCAGGATTGCTGCTGATTCTGACGGGAAATATGGTGATGTTCACGAAACCGGAAACCTGGTTTAAGCGACTACGGACGGCGTAA
- a CDS encoding Benzoate transport protein: MRSSSSLFPAILAGFVAVLVGYASSAAIIWQAAAAAGATPHQIAGWMTALGIGMGVSTLALSLWYKAPVLTAWSTPGAALLATSLQGVTLAETIGIFIFANALILLCGLTGLFARLMKIIPHTLAAAMLAGVLLRFGLQAFTNLEGHFLLCGSMLLAWLIAKTFVPRYAIVATLLVGSVTAWAGGDVVTNNLAFKVVMPEFIAPKFTFTTLISIGLPFFLVTMASQNAPGFATMKASGYPVAVSPLIIFTGALALLFSPFGVYSICIAAITAAICQSPDAHPDAQKRWLAAAAAGVFYLLAGIFGGSITALMAALPVSWIQTLAGLALLGTISGSLYQALQLEAERDAAIVTFLVTASGVTLLGIGSAFWGLVAGGICFTAFSRFRRA, from the coding sequence ATGCGCAGTTCATCTTCTCTTTTTCCTGCGATCCTGGCCGGTTTCGTCGCGGTTCTGGTCGGTTACGCCAGTTCTGCCGCCATTATCTGGCAGGCTGCGGCGGCAGCTGGCGCAACGCCTCACCAAATTGCAGGCTGGATGACCGCGCTCGGTATCGGCATGGGTGTTAGCACATTAGCACTTTCCCTTTGGTACAAAGCGCCGGTGTTAACCGCCTGGTCAACGCCTGGTGCCGCCCTGCTTGCCACCAGCTTACAGGGCGTGACGCTTGCGGAAACCATCGGTATTTTTATTTTCGCTAACGCCCTGATTTTACTCTGCGGTTTGACTGGACTGTTTGCCAGACTGATGAAGATTATCCCGCATACCCTGGCGGCGGCGATGCTGGCAGGTGTGCTGCTGCGATTTGGCCTGCAGGCGTTCACAAATCTGGAAGGGCATTTCCTGCTGTGCGGAAGCATGTTGCTGGCGTGGCTGATAGCCAAAACCTTCGTTCCACGTTATGCCATTGTCGCCACTCTGTTGGTAGGGAGCGTCACGGCCTGGGCTGGAGGTGACGTTGTCACTAACAATCTCGCCTTTAAGGTGGTCATGCCGGAGTTTATCGCGCCAAAATTTACCTTTACCACGCTTATCAGTATCGGCCTGCCGTTTTTCCTGGTGACGATGGCCTCACAAAATGCGCCCGGTTTCGCCACCATGAAAGCCTCTGGTTATCCGGTTGCCGTCTCGCCGTTAATCATATTTACGGGCGCACTGGCCCTGCTGTTCTCGCCTTTCGGCGTCTATTCCATCTGCATTGCCGCGATCACCGCCGCCATCTGTCAAAGCCCGGACGCGCATCCGGATGCGCAAAAACGCTGGCTGGCCGCGGCGGCGGCTGGCGTGTTTTATTTGCTGGCAGGGATTTTTGGCGGTTCCATTACTGCCCTGATGGCGGCGCTGCCCGTGAGCTGGATCCAGACGTTGGCCGGGCTGGCGTTGCTGGGGACGATCAGCGGCAGTTTATATCAGGCGTTACAACTTGAGGCTGAGCGCGACGCGGCCATCGTGACCTTTCTGGTCACAGCCAGCGGCGTGACGCTGCTTGGAATAGGTTCGGCATTCTGGGGACTGGTGGCGGGCGGGATCTGCTTTACCGCGTTCTCACGCTTTCGCCGCGCGTAG
- a CDS encoding Transcriptional regulator yidN, Cro-CI family: MNITEHLASTLKTERQARGWSLSKLADETGVSKAMLGQIERNESSPTVSTLWKIATGLNVPFSAFITPEAHPQPVFDPQEQAMVVKPLFPWDDALKFDHFSITLAPGALSESTPHEAGVIEHVVVISGELDMCIEGVWRTILPDSGLRFAGDKPHAYRNSSSQTVHFHSLIHYPR; encoded by the coding sequence ATGAATATCACTGAACATCTTGCCTCAACGCTGAAAACTGAGCGTCAGGCGCGAGGCTGGAGCCTGTCAAAACTGGCCGACGAGACGGGCGTGTCGAAAGCGATGCTCGGACAAATCGAGCGCAACGAGTCCAGCCCGACCGTCTCTACGCTGTGGAAAATCGCCACGGGTTTGAACGTTCCGTTTTCGGCATTTATTACGCCGGAAGCCCATCCGCAGCCGGTTTTCGATCCTCAAGAGCAGGCGATGGTGGTCAAACCGCTGTTCCCCTGGGATGACGCGCTTAAGTTTGATCATTTCTCGATTACCCTCGCGCCCGGTGCCTTGAGTGAATCCACGCCGCACGAAGCCGGTGTGATTGAACATGTGGTGGTGATCAGCGGAGAACTGGATATGTGTATTGAAGGAGTCTGGCGCACGATTTTGCCTGATTCAGGCCTGCGTTTTGCAGGGGACAAACCCCATGCCTATCGCAACAGCAGCAGCCAGACGGTGCACTTTCATTCGTTGATTCATTATCCCCGTTAA
- a CDS encoding collagenase: MRLQSHHLELLSPARDASIAREAILHGADAVYIGGPGFGARHNASNSLRDIAELVPFAHRFGAKVFVTLNTILHDDELEPAQRLITDLYQTGVDALIVQDMGVLELDIPPIELHASTQCDIRTVEKAKFLSDVGFTQIVLARELNLNQIRDIHQATDATIEFFIHGALCVAYSGQCNISHAQTGRSANRGDCSQACRLPYTLKDDQGRVVAFEKHLLSMKDNDQTANLAALIDAGVRSFKIEGRYKDMSYVKNITAHYRQMLDAIIEDRNDLARASAGRTEHFFIPSTDKTFHRGSTDYFVNARKDDIGAFDSPKFIGLPVGEVLKVSKDHLDVKVTETLANGDGLNVMIKREIVGFRANTVEKTGENQYRVWPNEMPADLYKARPNAALNRNLDHNWQQALLKTSSERRIAVDIELGGWEEQLILTMTSEDGVSVTHTLDGQFEEANNAEKALNSLKDGVAKLGQTIYYARDIQVNLPAALFVPNSLLNQFRRETAEMLDDARLANYPRGSRKAVSDPAPVYPDSHLSFLANVYNHKAREFYHRYGVQLIDAAYEAHEEKGDVPVMITKHCLRFAFNLCPKQAKGNIKSWKATPMQLVNGDEVLTLKFDCRPCEMHVIGKMKNHIFKMPQPGSVVASVSPDDLMKTLPKRKGA; the protein is encoded by the coding sequence ATGCGCCTGCAATCCCATCATCTTGAACTCTTAAGCCCGGCCCGTGACGCCTCGATTGCCCGCGAGGCAATTCTGCACGGTGCAGACGCGGTCTATATCGGCGGTCCTGGCTTTGGCGCTCGCCATAATGCCAGCAACAGCCTGCGCGATATCGCTGAGCTGGTGCCGTTTGCCCACCGATTTGGGGCGAAAGTGTTCGTGACCCTGAACACTATTCTTCATGATGATGAACTTGAGCCTGCGCAACGCCTGATTACCGATTTATACCAGACCGGCGTCGATGCCCTGATCGTTCAGGACATGGGCGTGCTCGAACTGGATATTCCTCCGATTGAACTGCATGCCAGCACCCAGTGCGATATTCGTACCGTCGAAAAAGCGAAATTCCTGTCTGACGTTGGTTTCACCCAGATCGTGCTGGCGCGCGAGCTGAATCTGAATCAAATCCGCGATATTCACCAGGCGACAGACGCCACCATTGAATTTTTCATTCACGGTGCGCTGTGTGTGGCTTATTCCGGGCAGTGCAACATTTCCCACGCCCAGACCGGGCGCAGCGCCAACCGTGGCGACTGCTCTCAGGCGTGTCGTCTGCCGTATACGCTGAAAGACGATCAGGGCCGCGTCGTGGCTTTTGAAAAACACCTCCTGTCGATGAAAGATAACGATCAAACCGCAAACCTCGCGGCATTGATCGACGCGGGTGTGCGCTCCTTCAAAATTGAAGGGCGATATAAAGACATGAGCTACGTGAAAAATATCACGGCGCACTACCGCCAGATGCTGGACGCCATTATTGAAGACCGAAACGATCTGGCGCGCGCGTCCGCCGGGCGTACCGAGCATTTCTTCATTCCGTCCACCGATAAAACCTTTCATCGCGGCAGCACCGATTACTTTGTGAATGCGCGTAAAGACGATATCGGCGCCTTCGATTCACCCAAGTTTATCGGCCTGCCGGTCGGTGAAGTGCTGAAAGTGTCCAAAGACCATCTCGACGTGAAAGTGACCGAAACGCTGGCGAACGGCGATGGTCTGAACGTGATGATCAAGCGTGAAATCGTCGGTTTCCGTGCGAATACGGTGGAGAAAACCGGCGAAAATCAGTATCGCGTCTGGCCAAATGAAATGCCTGCCGATCTGTATAAAGCGCGTCCGAACGCGGCGCTGAATCGCAACCTGGATCACAACTGGCAGCAGGCGTTGCTGAAAACCTCCAGTGAGCGCCGGATTGCCGTCGATATCGAACTGGGCGGCTGGGAAGAGCAGCTGATCCTGACCATGACCAGCGAAGACGGCGTGAGTGTTACACATACGCTGGACGGTCAGTTTGAAGAGGCCAACAACGCCGAGAAAGCGCTGAACAGCCTGAAAGACGGCGTAGCGAAGCTTGGGCAGACTATTTATTACGCGCGTGATATTCAGGTGAACCTGCCTGCGGCGCTGTTTGTTCCGAACAGTCTGCTAAACCAGTTCCGCCGCGAAACCGCAGAAATGCTTGATGATGCGCGACTGGCAAACTATCCGCGCGGCAGCCGCAAAGCGGTATCCGATCCTGCGCCGGTTTATCCGGATTCACACTTGTCATTCCTTGCAAACGTGTACAACCACAAAGCGCGGGAGTTTTACCATCGCTATGGCGTCCAACTGATTGATGCAGCGTATGAGGCGCACGAAGAGAAGGGCGACGTGCCGGTGATGATCACCAAGCACTGCCTGCGTTTTGCCTTCAACCTGTGTCCGAAACAGGCCAAAGGCAATATTAAAAGCTGGAAAGCAACGCCGATGCAGCTGGTGAATGGCGATGAAGTTCTGACGCTGAAATTTGACTGCCGCCCGTGTGAAATGCACGTAATTGGCAAGATGAAAAATCACATCTTCAAGATGCCACAGCCGGGAAGCGTGGTGGCCTCTGTGAGTCCTGACGATCTCATGAAGACCCTGCCAAAGCGCAAAGGCGCTTAA
- a CDS encoding transcriptional regulator FtrA — MPAVMPENSKMMTNLRQASRPLVVVLAYDGLCTFEFGVAVEVFGLPRPEMGNDWYRFSVASVEEGELRATGGIRIVADGDLSLLEQASLVVVPGWRGADERVPPALCEALRKAHARGSHLLSICSGVFVLAAAGVLDGRKATTHWRYTETLKTRFPAIQVIEDVLYQDEGTVLTSAGSAAGLDLCLHVVRRDYGIDAANLVARRLVIPPHRDGTQTQHVTRPVAVLRESQRFGELFDFLHLQLTVNHSVSSLARRVGMSERTFLRRFASATGTTPARWLLSERLLRAKEYLENSRLSVDSIAEQTGFGHSATLRHHFRQHYNESPTQYRKRVNSGLRQQEIR, encoded by the coding sequence ATGCCTGCGGTTATGCCAGAAAACAGCAAAATGATGACAAACTTACGACAAGCATCGCGCCCGCTGGTGGTGGTCCTGGCGTATGACGGCCTGTGCACCTTCGAGTTTGGCGTGGCGGTAGAAGTTTTTGGCCTGCCGCGCCCGGAAATGGGCAACGACTGGTATCGTTTTAGCGTCGCCAGCGTTGAAGAAGGAGAACTGCGCGCCACCGGCGGGATTAGGATAGTGGCCGACGGCGATCTGTCGTTACTGGAACAGGCCAGCCTGGTTGTGGTCCCCGGCTGGCGAGGTGCGGATGAAAGGGTTCCTCCTGCGCTGTGTGAGGCATTACGCAAAGCCCATGCGCGCGGCAGTCATCTGCTCTCGATTTGTTCCGGGGTGTTCGTTCTGGCCGCTGCGGGTGTGCTCGACGGACGCAAAGCCACCACGCACTGGCGTTATACCGAGACGTTAAAGACCCGCTTTCCGGCCATTCAGGTGATTGAAGATGTGTTGTATCAGGATGAAGGGACGGTCCTGACGTCCGCAGGGAGCGCCGCCGGTCTCGATCTCTGTTTGCACGTAGTACGCCGGGATTATGGAATAGATGCCGCAAATCTCGTTGCCAGGCGCCTGGTTATCCCCCCGCACCGTGATGGAACGCAAACGCAGCACGTGACGCGTCCGGTGGCAGTACTCAGAGAAAGTCAGCGTTTTGGCGAGCTGTTTGATTTCCTGCACCTGCAGCTGACGGTCAATCATAGCGTAAGCTCTCTGGCCCGACGCGTTGGAATGAGCGAACGTACTTTTTTACGCCGCTTTGCCAGTGCCACCGGGACAACACCCGCTCGCTGGCTGCTCAGCGAACGCCTGCTGAGAGCAAAAGAGTATCTGGAAAACAGTCGTTTAAGCGTCGACAGCATCGCTGAGCAAACGGGGTTTGGCCATTCCGCAACGCTGCGCCATCATTTTCGCCAGCACTATAATGAGTCTCCGACACAATATCGAAAACGCGTTAATTCAGGCCTCAGACAGCAGGAAATACGCTGA
- a CDS encoding Rhodanese-related sulfurtransferase → MSYVTEFPTADPQESVAHFLRRLSVETDCADVHHALANHQQDFVLLHVVGRPEQFARRHLPGAVHLPWSAMTAETMAQWPQDTLFVVYCAGPHCNGADRAALKLSRLGLPVKIMLGGITGWEDENFAFASED, encoded by the coding sequence ATGAGTTACGTCACTGAATTTCCCACCGCCGACCCGCAGGAGTCCGTTGCCCATTTTCTGCGCCGCCTGAGCGTCGAAACCGACTGTGCCGACGTGCACCACGCGCTGGCAAATCATCAGCAGGACTTCGTTTTACTGCACGTGGTGGGCCGCCCGGAACAATTTGCGCGCCGCCATCTGCCGGGAGCTGTGCATTTACCCTGGTCAGCAATGACCGCCGAAACGATGGCGCAATGGCCGCAGGATACGTTGTTCGTGGTCTATTGCGCCGGGCCACATTGCAACGGCGCGGATCGGGCGGCGCTGAAGCTCTCCCGCCTGGGCCTGCCAGTCAAAATTATGCTCGGTGGCATCACCGGCTGGGAAGATGAAAACTTCGCCTTTGCCAGTGAGGATTAA
- a CDS encoding Methionine synthase II (cobalamin-independent), whose amino-acid sequence MQRQHAPYRADVVGSFLRPDAIKQARLQFASGEIDAGQLRAVENDAIRHVVEQQCACGLHVVTDGEFRRAWWHFDFFDGLQGVERYDSNQGIQFNGVQTKAHGVRVTGKLGFGDHPMLEDFRYLKSISGNAQPKMTIPSPSVLHFRGGRKDIDATVYPELDAYFDDLATTWRDAIHAFYEAGCRYLQLDDTVWAYLCSDDQRRQITERGDDADQLARTYALVLNKALEGKPEDLTIGLHVCRGNFRSTWISEGGYEPVAEVLFGSVNVDAFFLEYDNDRSGDFAPLRFVRPGKQQVVLGLITTKNGELENPEGVKARLEEAAQYVAKEQICLSPQCGFASTEEGNSLTETQQWDKVRLVTQIADEVW is encoded by the coding sequence ATGCAGCGACAACACGCCCCGTACCGTGCCGATGTGGTAGGCAGCTTTTTACGTCCCGACGCGATTAAACAGGCGCGACTGCAGTTCGCCAGCGGCGAGATTGACGCCGGGCAGCTCCGCGCCGTGGAAAACGATGCGATTCGCCATGTAGTTGAACAGCAATGCGCCTGCGGCCTGCACGTAGTCACTGACGGAGAGTTCCGCCGCGCGTGGTGGCATTTTGATTTCTTCGACGGTTTGCAGGGCGTGGAGCGCTACGATTCAAACCAGGGCATCCAGTTTAACGGCGTTCAGACTAAGGCTCACGGCGTGCGTGTCACCGGCAAACTGGGCTTTGGCGATCATCCGATGCTGGAAGATTTCCGCTATCTGAAAAGCATCAGCGGTAACGCACAGCCGAAAATGACCATTCCCAGCCCAAGCGTGCTGCATTTCCGTGGTGGGCGTAAAGACATCGACGCGACAGTTTATCCGGAACTGGACGCTTACTTTGACGATCTGGCGACCACCTGGCGCGATGCTATCCATGCGTTCTATGAAGCGGGCTGCCGCTATCTGCAACTCGACGACACGGTCTGGGCCTATCTCTGCTCAGACGATCAGCGCCGCCAGATTACTGAGCGCGGCGACGATGCAGACCAGCTGGCGCGCACCTATGCCCTCGTGTTGAACAAAGCGCTGGAAGGCAAACCGGAGGATTTGACCATCGGTCTGCACGTGTGTCGCGGCAATTTCCGCTCTACCTGGATCTCCGAAGGCGGCTACGAGCCGGTGGCCGAAGTGCTTTTCGGCTCCGTTAATGTGGATGCCTTCTTCCTGGAGTACGACAATGACCGCAGCGGGGATTTCGCGCCGCTACGCTTCGTCCGTCCGGGCAAACAGCAGGTGGTGTTGGGCCTTATCACCACCAAAAACGGCGAGCTGGAAAACCCGGAAGGGGTGAAAGCGCGTCTGGAAGAGGCGGCGCAATACGTGGCGAAAGAGCAGATTTGCCTCAGCCCGCAGTGCGGTTTTGCCTCAACGGAAGAGGGCAACAGTCTTACCGAAACCCAGCAGTGGGACAAAGTGCGTCTGGTCACGCAAATCGCTGACGAAGTCTGGTGA
- a CDS encoding Urea ABC transporter, urea binding protein, whose protein sequence is MHRRTFIKAFALSASVVAMGMSFGVQAADTIKIGIMHSLSGTMAISETPLKDVALMTIDEINAKGGVLGKQLEPVVVDPASNWPLFAEKARQLLSQDKVAAVFGCWTSVSRKSVLPVFEELNGLLFYPVQYEGEEMSPNVFYTGAAPNQQAIPAVEYLMGEDGGSAKRFFLLGTDYVYPRTTNKILRAFLHSKGVQDKDIEEVYTPFGHSDYQTIVANIKKFSAGGKTAVVSTINGDSNVPFYKELANQGVKATDVPVVAFSVGEEELRGIDTKPLVGNLAAWNYFESVDNPTNQTFVAAYKAYAKAHKLPNADTVVTNDPMEATYVGIHMWAQAVEKAGTTDVDKVRAAMAGQSFKAPSGFTLTMDATNHHLHKPVMIGEIEGDGQFNVVWQTEETVRAQPWSPFIQGNDKKPDQPMKTASN, encoded by the coding sequence ATGCATCGTCGTACCTTCATCAAAGCTTTCGCGCTGTCGGCCTCCGTTGTGGCGATGGGAATGAGTTTCGGCGTTCAGGCTGCCGATACGATCAAAATCGGTATCATGCACTCGCTCTCCGGCACGATGGCGATCTCCGAAACGCCGCTCAAAGACGTGGCGTTAATGACCATCGATGAAATTAACGCCAAAGGCGGCGTGCTGGGTAAACAACTGGAACCGGTTGTTGTTGACCCGGCCTCTAACTGGCCGCTGTTTGCAGAGAAAGCGCGCCAGCTGTTAAGCCAGGATAAGGTCGCGGCGGTGTTTGGCTGCTGGACTTCCGTCTCGCGTAAATCGGTTCTGCCGGTATTCGAGGAGCTGAATGGTCTGCTGTTCTATCCTGTCCAGTACGAGGGCGAAGAGATGTCGCCAAACGTGTTCTACACCGGCGCGGCACCAAATCAGCAGGCGATCCCGGCGGTGGAGTATCTGATGGGTGAAGACGGCGGGAGCGCGAAACGCTTCTTCCTGCTCGGCACGGATTATGTTTATCCGCGCACCACTAACAAAATCCTGCGCGCGTTCCTGCACTCCAAAGGCGTACAGGACAAAGATATCGAAGAGGTCTACACCCCGTTCGGACACAGCGATTACCAGACCATTGTCGCCAATATCAAGAAATTCTCTGCCGGTGGCAAAACGGCAGTGGTCTCCACCATCAACGGCGACTCCAATGTTCCCTTCTATAAAGAGCTGGCCAACCAGGGCGTAAAAGCCACGGATGTGCCGGTCGTCGCGTTCTCGGTCGGAGAAGAGGAACTGCGCGGGATTGATACCAAACCTCTGGTCGGCAATCTGGCGGCATGGAACTACTTCGAGTCCGTCGATAACCCAACCAACCAGACCTTTGTCGCGGCGTACAAGGCCTATGCCAAAGCGCACAAACTGCCGAACGCCGATACCGTGGTGACTAACGATCCGATGGAAGCCACCTACGTGGGTATCCATATGTGGGCGCAGGCCGTGGAGAAAGCGGGAACCACCGATGTGGATAAAGTGCGCGCGGCGATGGCCGGTCAATCCTTCAAAGCGCCGTCGGGGTTCACGCTGACGATGGACGCCACCAACCACCATCTGCATAAGCCAGTGATGATTGGCGAAATTGAAGGTGACGGCCAGTTCAACGTTGTCTGGCAGACCGAAGAGACCGTCCGCGCCCAGCCGTGGAGCCCGTTCATTCAGGGCAACGACAAAAAACCAGACCAGCCGATGAAAACCGCCAGTAACTAA
- a CDS encoding Urea ABC transporter, permease protein UrtB: protein MSVMRMFVAIVWLAGLLPGMAQASDADTFVAASRSQQTALLEKWAVAPDEKRLPLLQALQKENLFADGQKHAFARVNGDMVALGDSPAAEGDPKAVRLTNRLRVLASAALATHQLASDNVTQRKGAALQLQREATPEMLNMLQQRLQAEKDEGVRQALEVALANLQLVSPNAEVRLQAIELLAHSSDPETQTRLLPFTQVQTEPDARVREAAENSLRKIEHRLLISDLLGQAFMGLSLGSVLLLAALGLAITYGLLGVINMAHGEMLMLGAYCTWMVQQAMAQFMPQWLAFYPVVALPVAFLVTAGIGMALERTIIRHLYGRPLETLLATWGISLMLIQIVRMTFGAQNLEVANPAWLSGGVQVYANLILPWNRIVVLGFVLLVLFFTWLILNKTRLGLNVRAVTQNRSMAACCGVPTGRIDMLAFGLGSGIAGLGGVALSQLGNVGPELGQGYIIDSFLVVVLGGVGQLAGSVAAAFGLGIFNKILEPQMGAVLGKILILVAIILFIQKRPQGLFALKGRVTD from the coding sequence ATGAGCGTAATGCGAATGTTCGTCGCAATAGTCTGGCTTGCCGGTCTGCTGCCAGGGATGGCGCAGGCGTCGGATGCGGACACGTTTGTCGCCGCAAGCCGCAGCCAGCAAACCGCACTGCTGGAAAAGTGGGCTGTTGCCCCGGATGAGAAGCGTCTGCCGCTGTTGCAGGCGCTGCAAAAAGAGAACCTGTTTGCTGACGGGCAGAAGCACGCTTTTGCCCGCGTGAATGGCGACATGGTGGCGCTGGGGGATTCACCCGCGGCGGAGGGCGACCCGAAAGCGGTGCGCCTGACCAACCGCCTGCGGGTGCTGGCCTCCGCGGCGCTGGCGACGCATCAGCTTGCAAGTGACAATGTCACGCAACGCAAGGGCGCAGCGCTACAGTTACAGCGCGAGGCCACACCTGAAATGCTGAATATGTTGCAGCAGCGTCTGCAGGCGGAGAAGGACGAAGGCGTGCGTCAGGCGCTGGAAGTGGCGCTGGCCAATTTACAGCTCGTCAGCCCAAATGCGGAGGTGCGTTTGCAGGCCATCGAGCTGTTAGCGCACTCATCCGATCCCGAAACGCAGACCCGGCTGTTGCCGTTCACTCAGGTGCAAACCGAACCCGACGCCCGCGTGCGCGAGGCGGCGGAAAACAGTCTGCGCAAAATCGAGCATCGTCTGTTGATTAGCGATCTGCTTGGGCAGGCGTTTATGGGGCTGTCGCTGGGTTCCGTGCTGCTGCTGGCGGCGCTCGGGCTGGCGATCACCTACGGCCTGCTCGGGGTGATCAATATGGCCCACGGCGAAATGCTGATGCTCGGGGCGTATTGCACGTGGATGGTTCAGCAGGCGATGGCGCAGTTTATGCCCCAGTGGCTGGCGTTCTACCCGGTGGTGGCGCTGCCGGTGGCGTTCCTCGTGACCGCCGGAATCGGTATGGCGCTGGAGCGCACCATTATTCGTCATCTTTATGGCCGCCCACTGGAAACTCTGCTCGCAACCTGGGGCATTAGCCTGATGCTTATCCAGATTGTGCGCATGACCTTTGGCGCGCAGAACCTTGAAGTGGCAAATCCGGCGTGGCTTTCGGGTGGCGTGCAGGTCTACGCCAATCTGATCCTGCCGTGGAACCGTATCGTGGTGCTGGGCTTTGTGCTGCTGGTGCTGTTCTTCACCTGGCTAATCCTCAACAAAACGCGGCTAGGGCTGAACGTGCGGGCAGTGACGCAAAACCGCAGCATGGCCGCCTGCTGCGGCGTGCCGACCGGGCGGATCGACATGCTGGCGTTTGGTCTGGGCTCGGGAATTGCCGGGTTGGGCGGCGTAGCGCTGTCGCAGCTCGGCAACGTCGGGCCGGAACTTGGGCAGGGTTACATCATTGACTCGTTCCTGGTGGTGGTGCTGGGCGGTGTCGGACAGCTGGCCGGGAGCGTGGCGGCGGCGTTTGGCCTCGGGATCTTCAACAAAATTCTCGAACCGCAAATGGGTGCGGTGCTCGGTAAAATTCTGATCCTGGTGGCGATTATTCTGTTCATTCAGAAACGCCCGCAGGGACTGTTTGCGCTTAAAGGGAGGGTAACAGACTGA